A window of Nicotiana tabacum cultivar K326 chromosome 24, ASM71507v2, whole genome shotgun sequence contains these coding sequences:
- the LOC107794625 gene encoding uncharacterized protein LOC107794625 isoform X1: MRHSLVQKPGVRNFSTRFSLPSFIKRVNKLTGSQKDAISRTGFGSLLLIPDQMLSKNLLVELMERWDYEKRAFVLSPGEITISLLDVALILGLRVTGNPVVLLADTPFLDLERGYGVALWNRKITVASLEQRLDSLAETNNDDFVRTFLLFMFGTFLFPSTSGKVDSRYLYLLENLDKVSKFAWGAAVLADVFHWLYRRKKEKVQYVGGCLIFLQVWCLEHIDIARPSLMDYCSKFPRVCNWGNTKSHQRHWFTSKFKELEANQIIWSLERTSDESNTDIIKELIEAEQRKTWPDMNLQSSLATCSRTDHTVKNGYQPMVHLVVDLETESESESSRVAYGIQSLSSGPSDKFSLHETVSRSSACHYGGKEKERTELSQSSGADIAIVISSDDDLEDDLKKKNQTLEKQILQLKNKNGDLMRENEILKYQLSSSLKFKEQNVKLQEENESLQQENVKVQKENESLRQENQALSLSTNTLVSRLGNLLSDGIKEEC, encoded by the exons GTCAGAAACTTCAGCACTAGGTTCTCTTTGCCATCCTTTATAAAGCGCGTTAACAAGTTGACCGGTAGTCAGAAGGATGCTATAAGTAGGACTGGATTTGGCAGTTTGCTCCTCATTCCAGATCAGATGCTTTCTAAAAACCTATTAGTTGAACTGATGGAAAGATGGGATTATGAGAAGCGTGCTTTTGTACTTTCTCCGGGTGAAATAACCATTTCTCTCTTGGATGTTGCATTGATCTTGGGATTACGAGTCACAGGAAATCCAGTAGTTCTACTAGCAGATACACCTTTCTTGGATCTAGAAAGAGGATATGGTGTTGCCCTGTGGAATAGAAAAATCACTGTTGCATCATTAGAACAAAGACTTGATTCTCTTGCTGAGACCAACAATGATGATTTTGTGAGGACATTCTTATTATTCATGTTTGGAACTTTTCTTTTCCCAAGTACGAGTGGTAAAGTTGATTCCCGGTACCTTTATCTTCTCGAAAACCTTGATAAAGTGAGTAAATTTGCATGGGGAGCAGCTGTTCTTGCAGATGTATTTCACTGGTTGTATAGGAGAAAGAAGGAAAAAGTGCAATATGTTGGAGGTTGTCTTATTTTTCTTCAA GTATGGTGTCTTGAACACATTGACATTGCTCGTCCAAGTTTAATGGATTACTGCTCTAAGTTCCCACGTGTCTGCAACTGGGGAAATACTAAATCTCATCAGAGACACTGGTTCACTAGCAAATTCAAAGAACTAGAGGCTAATCAG ATAATTTGGAGCCTTGAACGGACTTCTGATGAGTCCAATACTGACATAATCAAAGAGTTGATAGAGGCAGAACAGAGAAAAACATGGCCTGACATGAACCTACAATCTTCACTAGCTACTTGCTCTCGTACT GACCATACTGTGAAAAATGGATATCAACCAATGGTTCATTTGGTTGTTGACCTGGAAACTGAATCAGAGAGTGAAAGTAGCAGAGTGGCATATGGAATTCAAAGTCTTTCTTCTGGTCCATCCGATAAATTTAGTTTGCATGAAACTGTATCAAGATCTTCTGCATGCCACTATGGGGGGAAAGAAAAAGAACGTACAGAGCTTTCACAGTCTTCAGGAGCAGATATAGCTATAGTAATCAGCAGTGAT GACGATTTGGAGGATGATCTGAAGAAGAAAAACCAGACTCTGGAAAAGCAAATACTTCAACTAAAGAACAAAAACGGTGATCTGATGAGAGagaatgaaattctgaaatacCAACTCTCCTCAAGCCTAAAGTTTAAAGAGCAGAACGTTAAACtacaagaagaaaatgaaagttTGCAACAGGAGAATGTGAAAgtacaaaaagaaaatgaaagtttGCGACAGGAGAATCAAGCACTGAGCTTATCAACCAATACTTTGGTAAGTCGATTAGGAAATCTTTTGTCTGATGGGATCAAGGAGGAGTGTTAG
- the LOC107794545 gene encoding MACPF domain-containing protein CAD1: MEENNSAAIHTAINAVQALGRGFDVNYDTRLLYCKGVGGSRVVEIDEEQQHTRDLCLYDNVVLPNISRDIKNFQEPGGRDGSSVCNYNEMVEFFNRKADISSHSPLGSFNVAFSFTGAKHLDAITTKTLCMDGYFIPLSRLQLMNSPLALQESVRRAVPASWDPPALASFIETFGTHIITSVTIGGKDVIYVKQHLSSPLSTMEIKSYVHDIGNQRFSSTESLTSSGLLKYKDKSSDPSIFNSQGIYPQPTNAPYIAGNGKEDVTVIFRRRGGDDLEQSHTQWAKTVRSSPDVIEMSFFPITLLLEGIKGKDHLARAISLYLEYKPQIEELRYFLEFQVPRVWAPVQSRLLGQQRKEPVCPHLQFSMMGQKLYVSQEQVSVGRKPVTGMRLALEGSKSNRLCVYIQHLTSLPRILLPCWDTHVAIGAPKWQGPEEQDSRWFEPVKWKNFSHVSTAPIECPEAFIGDDQSGVYTVTGAQLGVWDFGSRNVLYMKLLYSRLPGCTIRRSLWDHAPNDKSNKQVNFGNKNSDASSPTGENIIGSKLAKFVDMTEMSKGPQDPPGHWLVTGGKLGVEKRRIVLRMKYSLLNY, encoded by the exons atggaagaaaataactcaGCAGCAATTCATACAGCTATAAATGCAGTGCAAGCATTAGGAAGGGGATTTGATGTGAATTATGATACAAGATTGCTATATTGTAAGGGGGTGGGTGGGTCTAGGGTTGTAGAGATTGATGAAGAGCAGCAGCATACAAGGGATCTTTGTTTATATGATAACGTAGTGCTGCCTAATATTTCAAGGGATATTAAGAATTTTCAGGAGCCTGGTGGTCGAGATGGTTCTAGTGTTTGTAATTATAATGAG ATGGTGGAATTTTTTAACAGAAAGGCTGATATTTCAAGCCATTCTCCTCTTGGTAGCTTCAATGTAGCATTCAGTTTCACTGGTGCGAAGCATTTAGATGCTATCACTACAAAGACACTTTGTATGGATGGCTATTTCATACCACTTTCTAGACTTCAACTCATGAATTCACCGCTAGCCTTACAGGAAAGTGTTAGAAGAGCTGTCCCAGCATCATGGGACCCACCCGCACTAGCAAG CTTCATTGAAACTTTTGGGACTCACATAATTACATCCGTAACTATTGGTGGTAAAGATGTAATTTACGTTAAACAGCACCTTTCATCACCTCTGTCCACAATGGAAATAAAAAGTTATGTTCATGATATTGGAAATCAGAGGTTCTCCAGCACAGAAAGCCTTACAAGTTCAGGTCTATTGAAATACAAGGATAAG TCTAGCGATCCATCGATATTCAATAGCCAAGGAATATATCCCCAACCCACTAATGCTCCATATATTGCTGGAAATGGAAAAGAG GATGTCACAGTCATTTTCAGAAGAAGGGGAGGGGATGATCTGGAACAAAGCCACACCCAATGGGCAAAAACTGTCAGATCATCTCCAGATGTCATTGAGATGTCATTCTTCCCTATCACTCTTCTGCTTGAAGGGATCAAAGGGAAAGATCATTTGGCGCGTGCTATAAGTCTCTATCTTGAAT ACAAGCCTCAAATCGAAGAGCTGAGATATTTTCTGGAGTTTCAGGTCCCAAGGGTATGGGCCCCTGTACAGTCCAGACTTCTAGGCCAACAGCGAAAGGAACCTGTTTGCCCACATCTGCAGTTCAGCATGATGGGACAAAAGCTCTATGTTAGCCAGGAACAA GTGTCGGTGGGGCGTAAGCCTGTGACTGGCATGCGGCTAGCTCTTGAAGGTTCCAAGTCGAATAGATTATGTGTCTATATTCAACATCTGACTTCCCTTCCTAGAATCCTTCTGCCATGTTGGGACACTCATGTAGCAATTGGCGCTCCAAAGTGGCAGGGCCCTGAAGAGCAAGATAGTAGGTGGTTTGAGCCAGTAAAATGGAAGAACTTCTCCCACGTGAGTACTGCACCAATTGAGTGTCCTGAAGCTTTTATAGGTGATGACCAGTCTGGCGTGTACACAGTGACAGGAGCACAGCTTGGGGTGTGGGACTTTGGGTCAAGAAATGTGTTGTATATGAAGCTTCTATATTCAAGGCTACCAGGATGCACTATTCGAAGATCACTGTGGGACCACGCCCCAAATGACAAGTCGAATAAACAGGTCAATTTTGGGAATAAAAATAGCGATGCAAGTTCTCCTACAGGGGAGAATATTATAGGCAGTAAGTTGGCAAAGTTTGTTGACATGACCGAAATGAGTAAGGGGCCTCAAGATCCTCCTGGTCACTGGTTAGTGACAGGTGGAAAACTTGGTGTTGAAAAAAGGAGAATTGTTTTGAGAATGAAGTATTCATTGTTAAATTATTAG
- the LOC107794625 gene encoding uncharacterized protein LOC107794625 isoform X2 codes for MLSKNLLVELMERWDYEKRAFVLSPGEITISLLDVALILGLRVTGNPVVLLADTPFLDLERGYGVALWNRKITVASLEQRLDSLAETNNDDFVRTFLLFMFGTFLFPSTSGKVDSRYLYLLENLDKVSKFAWGAAVLADVFHWLYRRKKEKVQYVGGCLIFLQVWCLEHIDIARPSLMDYCSKFPRVCNWGNTKSHQRHWFTSKFKELEANQIIWSLERTSDESNTDIIKELIEAEQRKTWPDMNLQSSLATCSRTDHTVKNGYQPMVHLVVDLETESESESSRVAYGIQSLSSGPSDKFSLHETVSRSSACHYGGKEKERTELSQSSGADIAIVISSDDDLEDDLKKKNQTLEKQILQLKNKNGDLMRENEILKYQLSSSLKFKEQNVKLQEENESLQQENVKVQKENESLRQENQALSLSTNTLVSRLGNLLSDGIKEEC; via the exons ATGCTTTCTAAAAACCTATTAGTTGAACTGATGGAAAGATGGGATTATGAGAAGCGTGCTTTTGTACTTTCTCCGGGTGAAATAACCATTTCTCTCTTGGATGTTGCATTGATCTTGGGATTACGAGTCACAGGAAATCCAGTAGTTCTACTAGCAGATACACCTTTCTTGGATCTAGAAAGAGGATATGGTGTTGCCCTGTGGAATAGAAAAATCACTGTTGCATCATTAGAACAAAGACTTGATTCTCTTGCTGAGACCAACAATGATGATTTTGTGAGGACATTCTTATTATTCATGTTTGGAACTTTTCTTTTCCCAAGTACGAGTGGTAAAGTTGATTCCCGGTACCTTTATCTTCTCGAAAACCTTGATAAAGTGAGTAAATTTGCATGGGGAGCAGCTGTTCTTGCAGATGTATTTCACTGGTTGTATAGGAGAAAGAAGGAAAAAGTGCAATATGTTGGAGGTTGTCTTATTTTTCTTCAA GTATGGTGTCTTGAACACATTGACATTGCTCGTCCAAGTTTAATGGATTACTGCTCTAAGTTCCCACGTGTCTGCAACTGGGGAAATACTAAATCTCATCAGAGACACTGGTTCACTAGCAAATTCAAAGAACTAGAGGCTAATCAG ATAATTTGGAGCCTTGAACGGACTTCTGATGAGTCCAATACTGACATAATCAAAGAGTTGATAGAGGCAGAACAGAGAAAAACATGGCCTGACATGAACCTACAATCTTCACTAGCTACTTGCTCTCGTACT GACCATACTGTGAAAAATGGATATCAACCAATGGTTCATTTGGTTGTTGACCTGGAAACTGAATCAGAGAGTGAAAGTAGCAGAGTGGCATATGGAATTCAAAGTCTTTCTTCTGGTCCATCCGATAAATTTAGTTTGCATGAAACTGTATCAAGATCTTCTGCATGCCACTATGGGGGGAAAGAAAAAGAACGTACAGAGCTTTCACAGTCTTCAGGAGCAGATATAGCTATAGTAATCAGCAGTGAT GACGATTTGGAGGATGATCTGAAGAAGAAAAACCAGACTCTGGAAAAGCAAATACTTCAACTAAAGAACAAAAACGGTGATCTGATGAGAGagaatgaaattctgaaatacCAACTCTCCTCAAGCCTAAAGTTTAAAGAGCAGAACGTTAAACtacaagaagaaaatgaaagttTGCAACAGGAGAATGTGAAAgtacaaaaagaaaatgaaagtttGCGACAGGAGAATCAAGCACTGAGCTTATCAACCAATACTTTGGTAAGTCGATTAGGAAATCTTTTGTCTGATGGGATCAAGGAGGAGTGTTAG